A genomic segment from Clostridium pasteurianum BC1 encodes:
- a CDS encoding phage tail tape measure protein yields the protein MANNIKGITVEIGGDTTPLEKALEGVNKTSRDLQSELKQVNTQLKFDPSNTVLLDQKQKLLAESITNTKTKLETLQKAEEQAEKQLKNGDIGEEQFRALQREVIKTTSQLNGLETQLKNTKKAAEDDEGIWDKLSSGIKKSVLDIGDSIKNGIGLSIGHDIWDKFKEGSVSVLTFGSDAQKAMNQLQASTGMSTISLNDMKKTMTDIYNDNFGEDFADIGNALGVIKQNWHGNSDEIKGLTENAILLRDTFGYEVNESFRSANALVQNFGISAKDAYNLIAQGAQSGLDKNGDLLDTINEYPVEFKSLGLNAQDMFNILQNGAKAGSFSIDKMADAIKEFSIRAKDGSSTTEDALSKLGFNVQQTEEKFSKGGDTAKQAFQQVNEKLLALKDPLLQNQLGVELWGTQWEDLQKTGIAALTNLNGSINTSKDALGEMNKVKYNDLGSAFEGIKRNLETGILLPISEKVLPELSDFSNWFTSNMPEIKAEVGNAMDKVLPIIEDLGKGLEFCTENASTLIPAVIGLTGALGTLSVLKNVVSTIGTIKEVAGGLGLISAAAEGAGVASGGLAAGLGGLAIAAAPWLLAGAGVVALGVGIHHVMTEQATPAVDLFADSVNTTTKTIKDSNGQLQQSFDTTTTKISNSTKQGVGAYIKMSDDVQGTLTKLYVNNTTITDKTVSDMKTKYDSMGSQIKAGMDKHFNEEYSSMQQFLQKSNALSDSEKATALAKLQTDNNNKKAKIDQYEQQIQQILQNAANQHRSLTLQEQQQINSIQDTMKTKAVNSLSDNEVQAKVILQRIKDYGTNITAQQASSIIQNANKQRDGAVSAANSQYDKTVAEIIRMRDESHSITADQAEKLIADAKKQKEESIKHAEELRSEAVKKVTSMNSDIGKSVDTTTGNMLTNWQKFANWWGSWWPSSKTLTVNSKASDGKDFSSNASPPQYSGGWIGQNASGTGNWTGGFTTIHELGYEIYDLPKGTRIYNHDASEDLVKNTAAEVAKSILDRYSSDNVSSTGDIYLTSNNYLDSKLIISKTDKIQASKYTKASRNKGLK from the coding sequence ATGGCAAATAATATTAAAGGCATAACTGTTGAAATAGGTGGAGATACCACTCCCTTAGAAAAGGCATTAGAAGGTGTAAATAAAACCAGCAGAGATCTTCAAAGTGAATTAAAACAGGTAAATACTCAATTAAAATTTGATCCTTCCAATACTGTTTTGCTAGATCAGAAGCAAAAATTACTTGCAGAATCTATTACTAATACTAAAACCAAACTTGAAACACTACAAAAAGCTGAGGAGCAGGCAGAAAAGCAGCTTAAAAATGGTGATATAGGTGAAGAGCAGTTTAGAGCATTACAGAGAGAAGTTATAAAAACAACAAGTCAATTAAATGGGTTAGAAACTCAGTTAAAGAATACTAAAAAGGCTGCAGAAGATGATGAAGGTATATGGGATAAATTATCTTCAGGCATAAAGAAATCTGTATTAGATATTGGTGACAGTATAAAAAACGGCATAGGACTTTCAATTGGCCATGATATATGGGATAAGTTTAAGGAAGGCTCTGTAAGTGTATTAACCTTCGGCTCTGATGCACAAAAGGCTATGAATCAGCTTCAAGCAAGTACTGGAATGTCTACTATAAGTTTAAATGATATGAAAAAGACCATGACAGACATATATAATGATAACTTTGGAGAAGACTTTGCAGATATAGGAAATGCTTTAGGAGTAATAAAACAAAATTGGCATGGAAACTCAGATGAAATTAAAGGACTGACAGAAAATGCAATTCTTTTAAGGGACACTTTTGGTTATGAGGTAAATGAAAGCTTTAGAAGTGCCAATGCTCTAGTTCAGAATTTTGGTATAAGTGCCAAGGATGCATATAACTTAATAGCTCAGGGAGCACAAAGCGGCTTAGATAAGAATGGAGACTTGCTGGATACAATAAATGAATATCCTGTTGAATTTAAATCACTTGGATTAAATGCGCAAGATATGTTTAATATACTTCAAAATGGAGCTAAAGCAGGTAGTTTTAGTATAGATAAAATGGCTGATGCAATAAAAGAATTTTCTATACGTGCAAAAGATGGCAGCTCTACTACAGAGGATGCCTTATCCAAGTTAGGTTTTAATGTACAACAAACAGAAGAAAAGTTTTCAAAGGGTGGAGATACAGCAAAACAGGCATTTCAGCAAGTTAATGAAAAGTTATTGGCTCTTAAAGATCCATTGCTACAAAATCAGCTGGGAGTAGAGCTGTGGGGTACACAATGGGAAGACTTGCAGAAAACAGGCATAGCAGCATTAACAAATTTAAATGGATCTATTAATACCAGTAAGGATGCCTTAGGAGAGATGAATAAGGTCAAATATAATGATCTTGGCAGTGCTTTTGAAGGTATAAAGAGAAACTTAGAAACTGGTATATTATTGCCAATTTCAGAAAAAGTACTTCCTGAACTTTCAGATTTCTCAAACTGGTTTACATCAAATATGCCTGAGATCAAAGCAGAAGTAGGCAATGCAATGGATAAAGTTTTGCCTATAATTGAGGACCTGGGAAAAGGATTAGAATTTTGTACAGAAAATGCAAGTACACTTATTCCTGCAGTTATAGGATTAACTGGTGCCCTTGGAACACTTAGTGTTTTAAAAAACGTTGTATCTACCATTGGAACTATTAAAGAAGTTGCTGGTGGATTAGGATTAATAAGTGCTGCAGCAGAGGGAGCAGGAGTAGCAAGTGGCGGTTTAGCAGCTGGTTTAGGTGGATTAGCTATTGCGGCAGCACCCTGGCTTCTTGCAGGAGCAGGTGTGGTAGCTCTTGGAGTTGGAATACACCATGTCATGACTGAGCAAGCAACTCCAGCGGTAGACTTATTTGCAGATTCAGTAAATACGACAACTAAAACAATTAAAGATAGTAATGGTCAGTTACAGCAGAGTTTTGATACAACTACAACTAAGATAAGTAATAGTACAAAACAGGGAGTTGGAGCATATATAAAAATGAGTGATGATGTACAAGGAACATTAACTAAATTATATGTAAATAACACAACTATAACAGATAAAACTGTATCCGATATGAAAACAAAATATGACAGTATGGGAAGTCAAATAAAAGCAGGAATGGATAAACATTTTAATGAGGAATATTCGTCTATGCAGCAGTTTTTGCAAAAGAGTAATGCTCTTTCAGATTCAGAAAAAGCAACAGCATTAGCAAAATTACAAACTGATAATAACAATAAAAAAGCAAAGATAGATCAATATGAGCAGCAGATTCAACAGATTCTTCAAAATGCTGCAAATCAACATAGGTCGCTAACACTTCAAGAACAGCAACAAATTAATTCTATTCAAGATACTATGAAAACTAAAGCTGTTAATTCTCTTTCAGATAATGAAGTACAAGCTAAAGTTATTTTACAAAGAATTAAGGATTATGGAACTAACATAACAGCCCAGCAAGCTTCTAGTATAATTCAAAATGCTAATAAACAACGTGATGGAGCAGTTAGTGCAGCGAATTCTCAGTATGATAAAACTGTAGCGGAAATAATCAGAATGAGAGATGAATCACATTCTATTACAGCGGATCAAGCAGAAAAATTGATTGCTGATGCAAAAAAACAAAAAGAAGAAAGCATTAAACATGCTGAAGAACTAAGAAGTGAAGCAGTAAAGAAAGTTACTAGTATGAATAGTGATATAGGGAAAAGTGTAGATACAACAACAGGTAATATGCTCACCAATTGGCAAAAGTTTGCTAATTGGTGGGGAAGTTGGTGGCCATCATCTAAAACATTAACTGTAAATTCAAAAGCTAGTGATGGTAAAGACTTTTCTTCCAATGCATCTCCTCCACAATATAGTGGAGGTTGGATAGGTCAAAATGCTAGTGGTACTGGTAATTGGACTGGTGGATTTACAACTATACATGAATTAGGATATGAAATATATGATCTTCCAAAGGGTACTAGAATATATAATCATGATGCCAGTGAGGATTTGGTTAAAAATACAGCTGCAGAAGTAGCTAAAAGTATATTGGATAGATATTCAAGCGATAATGTGTCTTCTACTGGTGATATATACTTGACATCAAATAATTATTTAGATAGCAAATTAATCATCTCAAAAACAGATAAGATACAGGCAAGTAAATATACAAAGGCTAGTAGAAATAAGGGGTTAAAATGA
- a CDS encoding phage tail domain-containing protein: MSNKIIFNSKSNEDFSSMLSKFIPNPPPPRIIKKSVPGRSSSYDFSKVASGEPVFDDRQLECSLLIEGNSRADLNQKYSKILSWLMSGGSELLYSDDPGYQYIAQIEDKPQLEYINICNALLTFSFTAKPYKEGVDLAGELLWNNIDFNRDYIQTTKFDVSGSKTVTIYNPGDHMVSPKVVTNSSMSCSLNDYTAVFDEGKDTDWGFKLKVGANVITIVGTGNIDFQFRKEVL; the protein is encoded by the coding sequence ATGAGTAATAAAATAATATTTAATAGTAAATCTAATGAGGATTTTAGTTCAATGTTATCTAAATTTATCCCTAATCCACCGCCTCCAAGGATAATAAAAAAATCTGTACCAGGAAGAAGTAGTTCTTATGATTTTTCAAAAGTTGCTAGTGGTGAGCCTGTATTTGATGATAGACAGTTAGAATGCTCTTTATTAATAGAAGGAAATAGCAGAGCAGACCTTAACCAAAAGTATTCTAAAATATTATCCTGGTTAATGTCAGGAGGATCAGAATTGTTGTATAGTGATGATCCTGGATATCAATATATAGCACAAATTGAAGACAAACCACAACTTGAATATATAAATATTTGCAATGCATTGCTCACATTTAGTTTCACAGCTAAACCTTATAAAGAAGGTGTAGATCTTGCAGGAGAGCTTTTGTGGAACAATATAGATTTTAATAGAGATTATATACAAACTACAAAATTTGATGTGTCTGGCAGTAAGACAGTAACAATATACAATCCTGGTGATCATATGGTAAGTCCTAAGGTTGTAACAAACAGCAGTATGAGTTGTTCTTTGAATGACTATACTGCTGTTTTTGACGAAGGAAAAGACACAGATTGGGGATTTAAATTGAAGGTAGGAGCAAATGTAATAACTATAGTTGGAACAGGAAATATAGATTTTCAGTTTAGAAAAGAGGTGTTGTAA
- a CDS encoding phage upper tail fiber protein yields MSEWGDAIRVMNASEVRDAIAVFADACANLIINAGESNAEIVVGRRSNVTGQNFNTIGQRIDGIDSQFIIIAAQLLSKLSKSDIQNLIGFADINKNLSKIDQTMLTDALLQQIAGTTPVNATPAPGSLTTDRYADGSVIAKKTNFIDIRTENLFNKDTVTVDKIIDSSGTIVNGAGNVLSDFTPVESSTTYTSKYIGNRNYYDASQVKISTELYSVGKTLTTPANTKFIRYSFLNNYGGDPNRSLSEMFVKGSTLPSEYIYYSNPIIDFKNGYTEKMKNMPNGYAGLDSNGVIPTNLLDKCSISVDYIADDTNANFDYVGTWQADTGKTGWYGETRHGSSKTNDSVTFTFTGTGIKLYDATSNNRGKIEIFIDNISQGIIDRYSSTEMLQQLAFEIDSLTYGTHTLKAVIQYEVNPNHTNLLPDQSNLATIPKWFFVDYVHVYNIQEKTFTEVSQTVIESNNGINLKFWFGNQAEYDAIPVKDSNTAYLIEGV; encoded by the coding sequence ATGAGTGAATGGGGTGATGCAATAAGAGTTATGAATGCAAGTGAAGTAAGGGATGCTATAGCTGTTTTTGCTGATGCATGTGCAAATTTAATTATAAATGCTGGAGAGAGCAATGCTGAAATAGTAGTTGGAAGAAGAAGCAATGTAACAGGACAAAATTTTAATACAATAGGTCAAAGAATAGATGGTATTGATTCACAATTTATCATTATAGCAGCTCAATTACTTTCAAAACTATCAAAATCAGATATACAAAACTTAATAGGTTTTGCAGATATAAATAAAAATTTAAGTAAGATAGACCAAACAATGCTAACAGATGCTTTATTACAACAAATTGCAGGTACTACCCCAGTAAATGCTACTCCTGCTCCTGGAAGCTTAACTACTGATAGATATGCAGATGGTTCAGTTATAGCTAAGAAAACTAATTTTATAGATATAAGAACAGAAAATTTATTTAATAAAGATACTGTAACTGTTGATAAAATAATCGATAGTTCAGGAACAATTGTAAACGGAGCAGGCAATGTTTTATCAGATTTTACTCCAGTAGAATCAAGTACAACTTATACAAGTAAATATATAGGAAATAGAAATTATTATGATGCAAGTCAGGTTAAAATATCTACTGAATTATACAGTGTCGGAAAAACACTAACAACTCCAGCAAATACAAAATTTATACGTTACAGCTTTTTAAATAACTATGGTGGTGACCCAAATAGATCCTTATCTGAAATGTTTGTTAAAGGAAGTACTTTACCATCTGAATATATTTATTATAGCAATCCAATAATAGATTTTAAAAATGGGTATACTGAAAAAATGAAAAATATGCCAAACGGTTATGCAGGATTAGATTCTAATGGTGTTATACCTACGAATTTGTTAGATAAGTGTTCAATTTCAGTTGATTATATAGCTGATGATACTAACGCAAATTTTGATTATGTTGGAACTTGGCAAGCGGATACTGGTAAAACTGGTTGGTATGGTGAAACCAGACATGGTTCATCTAAAACCAATGATTCAGTTACTTTTACATTTACTGGAACAGGCATAAAATTATATGATGCAACATCTAACAACAGAGGGAAAATTGAGATTTTTATAGATAATATTAGTCAAGGTATTATAGACAGGTATTCATCTACAGAAATGTTGCAACAATTGGCTTTTGAAATAGATAGTCTAACTTATGGTACACATACTTTAAAAGCTGTGATACAATACGAGGTTAATCCTAATCATACTAATTTATTGCCTGACCAATCCAATTTAGCAACAATACCAAAGTGGTTCTTTGTGGATTATGTTCATGTGTACAATATACAGGAAAAAACTTTTACGGAGGTAAGTCAAACAGTTATAGAATCAAATAATGGTATTAATTTAAAATTTTGGTTTGGAAATCAAGCTGAATATGATGCCATCCCTGTAAAAGACAGTAACACAGCATACCTCATTGAGGGGGTATAG
- a CDS encoding cellulase N-terminal Ig-like domain-containing protein: MISKVYVGNKSVSKIMLGNKIINFVEAFNRILNLQDVELTLTGNWLDSSLLGYDGSSTKYSTSVGDKAEWNFYVPDNSNYEVYAWFPRGTTDNASEVKYSISSLNGYWEKVINQNENYSNWVKLATVTGTGGTALKVTVQVSVSVNTRINAIRVVQTTATADDTTDINGSQDTTTIATFINQSGYDLDKTKRATITNVPDDTPFTIKKASDNSVVYNGTVTGQIVNFSDFNPSAVEEYYIECSGITSYNFKIAKYLLQRVSINPALRFMDGSRQDTWDVGGNTGYGWRDSHQFSFELNSLVLQYMANPSAYDRMTYGISHLSGTQYTELRTQNEPDIIWLVKFGAMRYYDLKTNQSKNLHAFIKGQLAYFLYLYPDISDYVSQSFYEMIRTLTVSEWSNPNCNLQWYEVSDGTDNNLFEVQSVIGDIKGQKPPGYAIVPNLLMYEVAKRDGLANYQDFFTAAYNNCEWLINNVDLDNPIYTKGQRMNEHITMEGLTYFYEMYPEDAPAGLYNKIKQWAQTMVNRSNNLWDMRKYADINDNTAYASMNQWTGGGNAYNEVGNPAGFMAVAYAVCRVLYSEDSVLKTRLQEIGIAQMDSVFGRNPFGRHFSYDAPTEIEGVDAGWFTFLNGGYGDLMSVAGVLDGSPKESAYPFNPVADPGYTEGWVAFNTCWNDSLAYSASNDVEVKIFDSTFINEISSASAGNTIGIRLKAPLNFNENVAETGEVDITLSNGTKSKLTVTEASNNDYYFTATYVVPADVTYVDVSYGYGLFKKSVRVNIV, from the coding sequence ATGATTAGTAAGGTTTATGTAGGAAATAAAAGCGTATCAAAAATTATGCTTGGTAATAAAATTATAAATTTTGTAGAAGCATTTAATAGAATCTTAAATTTACAAGATGTAGAGTTAACACTAACGGGGAACTGGTTAGACAGCAGTTTGTTAGGTTATGATGGTTCTTCCACAAAGTATTCTACTAGTGTTGGTGATAAAGCTGAATGGAATTTTTATGTACCTGATAATTCGAATTATGAAGTGTATGCGTGGTTTCCACGAGGTACAACAGATAATGCAAGTGAGGTTAAATATTCAATTAGTTCTTTAAATGGATATTGGGAAAAGGTCATAAATCAAAATGAAAATTATAGTAATTGGGTTAAACTAGCAACAGTAACTGGAACTGGTGGAACAGCTTTAAAAGTAACAGTCCAAGTATCTGTATCTGTAAATACTAGAATTAATGCTATTAGGGTTGTACAGACAACTGCTACAGCAGATGATACTACAGATATAAATGGTAGTCAGGATACAACGACAATTGCAACTTTTATAAATCAGAGTGGTTATGACTTAGATAAAACGAAGAGAGCCACAATAACTAATGTGCCCGATGATACACCTTTTACAATTAAAAAAGCAAGTGATAATTCTGTAGTATATAATGGTACGGTTACTGGTCAAATAGTCAATTTTTCTGACTTTAATCCAAGCGCTGTAGAGGAATATTATATAGAATGTAGTGGTATAACATCTTATAACTTTAAAATTGCTAAATATCTATTACAGAGAGTATCTATTAATCCAGCTCTAAGATTTATGGATGGCTCAAGGCAAGATACATGGGATGTTGGAGGAAATACTGGATATGGGTGGAGAGATTCGCACCAGTTCTCGTTTGAATTGAACTCTTTAGTATTGCAGTATATGGCTAACCCGAGTGCATATGATAGAATGACTTATGGTATTTCGCATTTGAGCGGAACACAATACACTGAATTAAGGACACAAAATGAGCCTGATATAATTTGGCTTGTGAAATTTGGTGCTATGAGATACTATGATTTAAAAACAAATCAAAGTAAAAACTTACATGCATTTATAAAAGGTCAGCTTGCTTATTTTTTATATCTTTACCCAGACATAAGTGACTATGTCAGTCAAAGCTTCTATGAAATGATTAGAACTCTTACTGTTTCAGAATGGAGCAATCCAAACTGTAATTTACAATGGTATGAAGTGAGTGACGGAACGGATAATAATTTATTTGAAGTACAAAGTGTTATAGGTGATATAAAAGGACAAAAGCCACCTGGATATGCAATAGTACCAAATCTATTAATGTATGAAGTGGCCAAGCGAGATGGATTAGCTAATTATCAAGACTTTTTTACTGCTGCATACAATAACTGTGAGTGGCTAATTAACAATGTTGATTTAGATAATCCTATTTACACTAAAGGGCAAAGAATGAACGAGCATATTACAATGGAAGGCTTGACATATTTTTATGAGATGTACCCAGAGGATGCTCCAGCAGGCTTATATAATAAGATAAAGCAATGGGCACAAACAATGGTTAACCGTTCCAATAACTTATGGGATATGAGAAAATATGCAGACATTAATGATAATACAGCTTATGCTAGCATGAACCAGTGGACAGGTGGAGGAAATGCCTATAACGAAGTTGGTAATCCTGCTGGATTTATGGCGGTAGCTTATGCAGTTTGTAGAGTGTTATATTCTGAAGATTCAGTATTAAAAACCAGATTACAGGAAATAGGTATAGCACAAATGGATTCTGTATTTGGACGAAATCCTTTTGGAAGACATTTCAGCTATGACGCACCCACAGAAATTGAAGGGGTAGATGCTGGTTGGTTTACATTTTTGAATGGTGGATATGGTGACCTAATGAGTGTTGCTGGTGTTTTAGATGGAAGTCCTAAAGAATCTGCTTATCCGTTTAATCCCGTAGCAGACCCAGGATACACAGAGGGATGGGTGGCTTTCAATACGTGCTGGAATGATTCTCTTGCTTATTCTGCAAGCAATGATGTAGAAGTAAAAATATTTGATTCTACATTTATAAATGAAATAAGTTCGGCAAGTGCAGGAAATACAATAGGTATTAGGCTTAAAGCTCCACTTAATTTTAACGAAAATGTAGCAGAAACAGGTGAAGTTGATATAACTTTGAGTAATGGAACTAAATCTAAATTGACTGTTACTGAAGCAAGCAATAATGATTATTATTTTACTGCTACTTATGTAGTACCTGCAGATGTTACTTATGTGGATGTATCTTACGGATATGGATTATTTAAGAAAAGTGTTAGGGTTAATATAGTATAA
- a CDS encoding acyltransferase family protein: MVVLYISLIVILPLLLLVESKTFKFNTYNSNYLAKNNTDILKGLSVVIIIFHHLSLFLTNGGIYKTVISKVGFLAVSIFLFVSGYGLMVQFARKKNEYFKGYFKNKILKLYLVFFFSNIICTILSNVILNAQYNFVDIIKSSLLMNFADGRVLWFVAVILYFYIAFYIAFKFFKNNTAVIVIFISWILWIGLNIALHHGAWYYNSAISFPVGIIFGKYADQIFAFAKKYYLILTSGSLILFLLSMAAYIKGIDKLQFIIPILFTFVIVLLLMKVSLKSRFFNFMNGISFEFYLFQILALNIVFQTDNKTSSLYFFLAFLITVVLSKILNVFIGFIFNFIPKRLMKEDRLEV; encoded by the coding sequence ATGGTAGTATTATATATTAGCCTAATTGTAATATTGCCATTACTTTTATTAGTAGAAAGCAAAACATTTAAGTTCAATACATACAACTCTAACTATTTAGCCAAAAATAATACAGATATATTAAAGGGGTTGTCTGTAGTAATAATTATCTTTCATCACTTATCTTTATTCTTAACAAATGGTGGCATTTACAAGACTGTTATTTCAAAAGTTGGTTTTCTTGCCGTATCTATATTTTTATTTGTATCTGGGTACGGACTAATGGTACAGTTTGCAAGAAAAAAGAATGAATATTTTAAAGGTTATTTCAAAAACAAAATATTAAAACTGTATTTAGTGTTCTTTTTCTCTAATATAATTTGTACTATTTTAAGCAATGTAATATTAAATGCTCAATATAATTTTGTAGATATAATTAAATCGTCATTGCTCATGAATTTCGCTGATGGAAGAGTATTGTGGTTTGTTGCTGTTATATTATATTTCTATATTGCATTTTATATTGCATTTAAGTTTTTCAAAAACAATACGGCTGTAATAGTTATATTTATATCGTGGATATTATGGATAGGATTAAATATTGCTTTACATCATGGAGCTTGGTATTATAATTCTGCTATTAGTTTCCCTGTAGGTATTATTTTTGGGAAATATGCAGATCAAATATTTGCTTTTGCTAAAAAATATTATTTAATTTTAACCTCTGGAAGCTTGATTTTATTTTTATTAAGCATGGCTGCATATATAAAAGGAATTGATAAGTTACAGTTTATTATCCCAATACTATTTACTTTTGTGATAGTCTTATTATTGATGAAAGTTAGTTTAAAATCAAGATTTTTCAATTTTATGAACGGTATATCGTTTGAATTTTATTTGTTTCAAATTCTTGCTTTAAATATTGTTTTCCAGACGGATAATAAGACAAGTAGTTTATATTTCTTTTTAGCGTTTTTAATTACTGTAGTTTTATCTAAAATTTTAAATGTCTTTATTGGTTTTATATTTAACTTTATACCAAAAAGATTAATGAAAGAAGATAGGCTAGAAGTCTAA
- a CDS encoding family 16 glycosylhydrolase, whose translation MNCGKYDNKLDNPLNDKVEVIKRKLNQKVIFGITILIVIAIGTAIFVYSKSKIIESNIDPTSANASDILTDRVLVWSDEFNGKTLDTSKWRYVFGRRDLDNGTPRQYYPLDPSKNVYIENGNLVLKAIKNNPYPNYNWSAAFVETNNLFEFQYGRIEARIKYSDVPGSYATLWTLGANYDRTQKLVDGKSDENIGVPWPKSGEMDIAEFNSTGSPACNLHYGDNASTHKQIGRTSLGVNGTEWHIYAVEWTPESIKFYVDGVLKRSVNLDDLTYNNYNSFKLPYYLMINSGVAWDNKPSANVNELTTLVDWVRVYAPVGISKIVNANSISLDTNQVNLNVGDTYALCTTFTPDETCDKTLKWTSSDESVAMVYGGKITALKSGTAVITAETKNNKTATCKVTVTAP comes from the coding sequence ATGAATTGCGGAAAATATGACAATAAACTAGATAATCCACTAAATGATAAAGTTGAAGTTATTAAAAGAAAACTAAATCAAAAAGTAATTTTTGGAATAACAATTTTAATTGTTATTGCAATTGGAACAGCTATATTTGTATATAGCAAATCGAAAATAATTGAAAGTAATATTGATCCAACGAGTGCTAATGCTAGTGATATTTTAACTGATAGGGTTTTAGTATGGTCAGATGAATTTAACGGTAAAACTTTAGATACTAGCAAATGGCGTTATGTATTTGGAAGGAGAGATCTAGATAATGGAACACCTAGGCAGTATTACCCACTAGACCCAAGTAAGAATGTGTATATTGAAAATGGTAACTTAGTACTAAAAGCAATAAAAAATAACCCATATCCAAACTACAATTGGTCAGCAGCATTTGTTGAAACAAATAATTTATTTGAGTTTCAATATGGAAGAATTGAAGCAAGGATAAAGTATAGTGATGTACCAGGCTCATACGCCACTTTATGGACATTAGGAGCAAATTATGATAGAACTCAGAAATTAGTTGATGGTAAAAGCGATGAAAATATAGGTGTGCCATGGCCTAAGAGCGGAGAAATGGACATAGCAGAATTTAATTCTACTGGCAGCCCTGCATGTAACTTACATTACGGTGATAATGCTAGTACACATAAGCAAATTGGTAGAACTAGTTTGGGTGTAAATGGAACAGAATGGCATATATACGCAGTAGAATGGACACCGGAATCAATTAAATTTTATGTTGATGGAGTATTGAAAAGATCAGTAAACTTAGATGATTTAACATATAATAATTACAATTCATTTAAACTACCATATTATTTAATGATTAACTCAGGAGTAGCTTGGGATAACAAACCTAGTGCTAATGTTAACGAACTAACTACATTAGTTGATTGGGTTAGAGTTTATGCACCAGTAGGAATATCAAAAATAGTAAATGCAAATTCAATATCCTTAGATACTAATCAAGTAAATTTAAATGTAGGAGACACTTATGCTTTATGCACAACTTTCACGCCTGATGAAACATGTGATAAAACATTAAAATGGACGAGTAGTGATGAATCAGTTGCAATGGTGTATGGTGGGAAAATAACTGCTTTAAAGTCAGGAACTGCAGTTATTACTGCAGAAACTAAAAATAATAAAACAGCTACTTGTAAAGTGACAGTAACTGCACCATAA